Within Citrus sinensis cultivar Valencia sweet orange chromosome 1, DVS_A1.0, whole genome shotgun sequence, the genomic segment ACCAAaccgaaacccgatcgggttgatccGAACTCGACTcgaacccgattttgcccaACCTTAATGCTAACTATTAAATTAGATCTTATGGTattctaattcttttttaattcttaacaACAACtaatacaacaataataagaaGTTTTTCTCGAgggttaatttatttgttaatttggcttacataaaattagtacACACGttttataaaatgatgatatttataattttatttattaaaattatgaaagaccCGTTATAAGCacgttttattttaaatgaaaataaacttaaaattttatgttttacaaataacttgaaattgaatattttattatattttattagtattaagttttttattttcaggtGCCGTGCTTTAACCCATCTCTAATCGTACTGTGTTTTTAAGGCCCTCACATACCTACAATTCTCAGCCCAACCTGCATACGTGACATGCTGTGTACCTTGTTAAAATATGCTCATGCCTTGTTGAACACGCTATTCACGTCCCATATGCCATCTCTAATTGTGAGGATTGATATTCGGACTGTGCTGTAATAGAAATACTCAAACAAGTCCCGACGGATTTCTGATTGAAAATATCAGGATTGTAATATATaagtgtataaaaaaaaaaaattgtgatgtcAATTTAATGCAAATCTCTGTTGGTCTGTATTTATGCAGATGTTAAAATGCTTCACGAGCAAAATTGATTGATACAAAatggttcaaaattttctgaacAGAACAAAGTTAAGGGATTTTATGTAGATACTTggatgataaatttataatctaatttgatatttgattaaaattttagaattcaatcaaatttcaGTAACctaatttttctcaaatcaTTACAGGCCTAGTTTTGTGCAGAAATTTTTGGTGCATTCAACAAGAGTtctaacataaaattttataaaataatactcAGAATAGACCGGAACAATTCTCCGAAAGATGCTTAGCACCAATTAGATTCATCTATatctaaatcaaattgtaagattaatcaattaattttatcctttgtATTAATTGGTAGGCTAGAAGCAATtgtataaataacaaaaagggATTCCACCAGCATGAGActgaaaatcaatttcattctGAAAATTCAAAGGAAACTTGCAATTACACTATCTTCTCTAATATCATCACATCAAAGggatttagtccctatatttctCCTGAaaacttttctaaattttctagcaaataaaaaacacaGAACAACTCATTGAATGAGCTCCATGTCTACTATTTGTGTCGGCTCAACTGCAAAAAGAACCACTGAAAGCCAATTATATAAATCAAcagataattaataaaatacccTGCAAGACTGTGAAGACTACTGCAATGATGCTCCTAATAATAGCAATCCTGTTCATACTTTGGCAGCTACGCGGACGTATTTACCGTCAATTATAAACCTGGAGCTTGAATCAATCTGCACCAGATAAAGAAGGAAATGATGATCAAGAAACAAACTCAGTAGGGTAAGATAACGATTCAGTTCTTCATATATAAATGAtccaaagaaaatgataactgaagggggaaaaaaaggtaGAGTTATTTACACTCTAAAAATTACTCTGAAcactcttattttaataaaattaatttattacaaattttaatacaacaatttattacaaaaaaatatacatcaTGTAAATTACTATTTAAGAGCCAATATAACATAATTACTATGAACACATACATAGCACACctattatttaacaaataattcTCGTCttaaaccataaaaaaattatttccaacATCTTAAACAGTAATTAGTTGAACAaggaaaaaatcaatattttgaaaGATTCTTACTAGAGACTTGTgatccttttaatttttcaaaaattataataaaagtacAGTAAGAAACATGTTCATCTTTTTTTCcattcaatataaaattaaaaataaacaaaaatgtcTTAAACCTATCCCACTTCTTCTTCGATCCTTCCTCTTCTTGGCATCACGTTTTTGATCGATTGCCAATTGTATTTTGGGTGCACTTTTCCAATATCGaatatattcattaaattaattaaaaactaattatagctaaaattaattaaagaatccGTGTACAACTTGACTTGACCATTGCtgtaactatatatatatatgtcaatttttaaaaaaaatgaataattctattgatgttttgattaaataaagataattaatttaaatgactTAAggatctctttttttttttttaagtttaagaGTATAGAGAGTGaacttaatttttcaaacttagTAGATGAGTGTATAGAGTGTTCAGCGAAAAGTTTTGATGCAAATAGCCCCacccaaaacaaaatcattgTCCCTTCCCTAAGCTGACCTTGTGCTCTATCACATTACTGAGTTGTGTTTCATCTTCCTGTATGCCAGATTCCTGCAGAGCCTTCAGGACTagttttttcagttttttcaacttcaaaACTCCATCAGGAGTCTGCATTACAAACAGCaatgaagaaaaagtcaaTGCACGTGTGCGAACAACAATGAAATGCATGGCATTCCCAGATGATAGCTCACTAGGTTTGGCCTCTTGCAATGTAAGTAAGAGGTCATGGGTTCAATTCCAAGAAGTTACATCTAATTCAGTGTGGGTGGGGTGGAATGTTTGGTaactagaaagaaaaaaatgaaatgcaGGATAAACTGTGACTTCTAAGTCCAAGGGAAAGGAAAGTTTTACTTTCACATAGTCAGGGTTAGgttaaagatgaaaatatataGCTGACCAAATATAAGTagatcattaaaatatttttagttacCCCATTTGAATAATACTGACACATAAGAATAGCATCCATAGAAACATACCGATTTCAGAGCTGAGGTTATCAACttcttccattttattttgttttcggTCTCTTCTATAAGCACATTATGTTTGGCTCTCTTTGATGACCTCTCTGTGTCCCCtggcttttctttttccacttGAATCACTTCCCCATTGACAGCTTCAACTGGAGTATTACTGCCAGTCTTAATTCCAGCACCATCTTTCTCCAATGCATGATGTTTTCTCTTCCCAGGAGATGGCAAGTTCACATTCAATGTGTCCGGGTCAATATGCTTTGCTTCTTTAGAGAGATTTTGCACTTTTGGTTCCTCAAAATGTTTATCGTTGGCCAATTCACCAGTTGAAACCTTCATTTCAGGAGCTGCTTCTGTTTGTTTAGCTTGTTGGTTAGCAGCATGGTAAGCTCGTGCCTTTGACTTATGCTTCTTTCCTTCAGAATGTAGAAGCAGGGTTTGCCTACTGGTTGCCTTAGTGTTGCAGAGACTGCAGAAACAGATATATACAGAGTAATATTCAAGAACCCAATCATAAGATTAGAAGTACTTGCAAATAGTAAGTGCAAGCTAAGTTCTATGCATGAACAATCTcacaaatttaatgaaatcaaAGAACTCTCTTAAGTGTTAGTGTTCTATGAATAATACCGAAATTTGAGAAGAAATGGATCAAATTCAACCTAGCAACAACTTAGTTGTCtaccattttattttccaagTAATATCTGTAAAGCAAATAGGGCACAGCAAAAGGAGATACAAAAGTACACATACTTCCAACCTAGTTAATAGAATTCCAAAAAGAAAGGAGATGGGTGTTACTTTCTACAATCCAGTATCCACAAAGagacttttattattagtctGATCACCATATCTTTGAAAGTTAAAgtagtatatattaatttgcaTCTGTAATTTCTAAAGtaaaaaagacataaaattatatttcaataGGTTTTA encodes:
- the LOC102627652 gene encoding UBP1-associated proteins 1C isoform X1 — its product is MVWFQCEDCGENLKKPKLSNHFRICCASKLSCIDCGEIFGQQNVQSHTQCITEAEKYGPKGEGKVSNGMNAKSNKESKQQPDIDINVGLSERPPWFCSLCNTKATSRQTLLLHSEGKKHKSKARAYHAANQQAKQTEAAPEMKVSTGELANDKHFEEPKVQNLSKEAKHIDPDTLNVNLPSPGKRKHHALEKDGAGIKTGSNTPVEAVNGEVIQVEKEKPGDTERSSKRAKHNVLIEETENKIKWKKLITSALKSTPDGVLKLKKLKKLVLKALQESGIQEDETQLSNVIEHKIDSSSRFIIDGKYVRVAAKV
- the LOC102627652 gene encoding UBP1-associated proteins 1C isoform X2, encoding MVWFQCEDCGENLKKPKLSNHFRICCASKLSCIDCGEIFGQQNVQSHTQCITEAEKYGPKGEGKVSNGMNAKSNKESKQQPDIDINVGLSERPPWFCSLCNTKATSRQTLLLHSEGKKHKSKARAYHAANQQAKQTEAAPEMKVSTGELANDKHFEEPKVQNLSKEAKHIDPDTLNVNLPSPGKRKHHALEKDGAGIKTGSNTPVEAVNGEVIQVEKEKPGDTERSSKRAKHNVLIEETENKIKWKKLITSALKSIDSSSRFIIDGKYVRVAAKV